From the genome of Glycine max cultivar Williams 82 chromosome 2, Glycine_max_v4.0, whole genome shotgun sequence, one region includes:
- the LOC102659418 gene encoding indole-3-acetaldehyde oxidase: MDSIKWETLILQAYMQAVNLSASSFYVPSNDSSSYLNYGAAVSEVEIDLLNGETRFLQTDIIYDCGQSLNPAVDLGQVS, from the exons ATGGACTCTATCAAGTGGGAGACTCTTATTCTTCAG GCATACATGCAAGCTGTGAACTTATCAGCATCTTCATTTTATGTACCCAGTAATGACTCCTCGAGTTACCTTAACTATGGTGCTGCAGTAAGTGAG GTCGAAATAGATCTTCTGAATGGAGAAACCAGATTTCTGCAAACAGATATTATTTATGATTGTGGACAGAGTCTAAACCCTGCTGTGGATTTAGGACAGGTAAGCTGA